AACAAAGGCAGAATTAGCCTTTCTCAAAGCGCAGGTACATCCCCATTTTTTGTTCAACACGCTGAATAACATATATGCTTTGGCGATCAGTCACCATCCTGCTACAGCTAAGAGCATCCATAAACTGGCTCAGATTATGCGTTATTTCACAGATGATTCTCAAAATCAGTTTGTCCTGTTGCAGCAGGAAGCAGACTGTATAAGAGATTACACTGATTTGCAAAAAATGAGGTTAAGCATTTCTCATCCTATAGATATCGATTTGAAGCCTATAGCTTCAAATATTTATGTTGCTCCTCTTTTACTGATGTCCTTTGTAGAGAATGTTTTCAAATATGGCATTAGTAAAGTCAATGATTCACCTATTTATATCCGATTATATACAGAAGCAAATACGTTATATTTTGAGACAAAAAACAGAATACATGCTCAGTCTGCACCTACGATTTCGACCGGTATCGGAATCGCAAATACAAGAAGGAGGCTTGAGCAAATATACCCTGACAGACATAGCCTGACAATTGAGGAGCAAAACGGATGGTTTAACGTCACATTAAGTATTATAACCTAATCATGCTTATTAACTGTATTATACTGGACGACGAACCGCTGGCATTGCAACTCCTTCAACATTACATTGCGCAATTGCCGGAGATACATCTGTTAAAAGCATTCGACAATCCATATGAAGCACAGGCATATCTTGAGGTACAACCTGTTGATCTGGTATTGCTGGACATCGATATGCCGGATCTGGATGGCATTTCTTTTATTAAAAGCTTAACGCATACCCCTCAGTTTATATTTACTACAGCACATCAGAAGTACGCTTTTGACGGTTTTGAATTAGAGGCTACAGACTTTCTGCTTAAACCTTTTGATATTGACCGTTTTAATAAGGCAATAACAAAAGTTATCAAACGGCAACCTCAGACGGATACATCCATTTCATCTATCACGGTCTACAGTGAATACAGATTGCAAAAAATTGATATAGATACAATCGTTTATCTGGAAGCTATGCAGGACTATGTCAAGATTCACCTGACCACTAAAAGTTTTATCCTGACTTTAAGCACACTCAAAGGTATACTTTCAAAACTTCCACCTTTACATTTTATTCAGGTGCATCGCAGTTATGTCATCTCACTATCGCAGGTAATTTCTGTAAGTCAGGGAAAAGTTCAGCTATCTACCGCAGAAGTACCTGTGAGCAAACGTCATATAACATTACTGAAA
The Sphingobacterium spiritivorum genome window above contains:
- a CDS encoding LytR/AlgR family response regulator transcription factor, with the protein product MLINCIILDDEPLALQLLQHYIAQLPEIHLLKAFDNPYEAQAYLEVQPVDLVLLDIDMPDLDGISFIKSLTHTPQFIFTTAHQKYAFDGFELEATDFLLKPFDIDRFNKAITKVIKRQPQTDTSISSITVYSEYRLQKIDIDTIVYLEAMQDYVKIHLTTKSFILTLSTLKGILSKLPPLHFIQVHRSYVISLSQVISVSQGKVQLSTAEVPVSKRHITLLKSFLQ